The following coding sequences are from one Candidatus Cloacimonadota bacterium window:
- the rocD gene encoding ornithine--oxo-acid transaminase: MSKKLAYGSISSVEAIKLEETYGAHNYHPLPVVIARGEGVYVWDPEGNKYFDFLSAYSALNQGHCHPRIINALIDQAKELTLTSRAFYNNKLGEYEKFLSEYFGFEKVLPMNTGAEGVETAIKIARKWGYEKKGIKKNKAKIIVAENNFHGRTITIISASTDPVARNNFGPYTPGIITIPYNDPKALEKVLQDGSEDICAFLVEPIQGEAGVFVPDDDYIKNCYDLCKKHNVLFVADEVQTGIARTGKLLCCDHSNIKPDVLILGKAISGGVLPVSAVLADNQIMNVIKPGEHGSTFGGFPLACAVAKAALEVVKEENLTEKAAEFGEIFREEMRKIDSSFIETVRGKGLLNAVVIKPKDDIEAWDVCLKLKENGLLAKPTHDHIIRFAPPLILTKGQLMDAIEIIKRSFLELN; the protein is encoded by the coding sequence ATGTCAAAAAAATTAGCTTACGGAAGTATTTCAAGTGTTGAAGCCATAAAATTAGAAGAAACATATGGTGCTCATAATTATCATCCGCTTCCGGTTGTAATTGCCAGAGGTGAAGGAGTTTATGTCTGGGATCCGGAAGGTAATAAATATTTTGATTTCCTTTCAGCTTATTCTGCTCTCAATCAAGGTCATTGTCATCCCAGGATCATCAATGCTCTTATCGATCAGGCAAAAGAACTGACTTTAACCTCGCGTGCCTTTTATAATAATAAACTTGGTGAATATGAAAAATTCCTTTCTGAATATTTCGGATTCGAGAAAGTTCTGCCGATGAATACTGGAGCAGAAGGTGTTGAAACTGCAATCAAAATTGCTCGTAAATGGGGTTATGAAAAAAAGGGAATCAAGAAAAATAAAGCCAAAATAATAGTTGCGGAAAATAACTTTCACGGTCGGACAATAACGATCATTTCAGCATCTACCGATCCGGTTGCGAGAAATAATTTTGGGCCTTATACGCCGGGAATTATTACTATTCCCTATAACGACCCTAAAGCTCTGGAAAAGGTTTTGCAGGATGGAAGCGAAGATATTTGTGCTTTTCTGGTTGAACCGATCCAGGGAGAAGCCGGAGTTTTTGTGCCGGACGATGACTATATCAAGAATTGTTACGATCTGTGTAAAAAACACAATGTCCTTTTTGTTGCTGATGAAGTTCAAACAGGAATTGCCAGAACCGGCAAACTTCTCTGCTGTGATCATTCCAACATCAAACCCGATGTCCTGATCTTGGGAAAAGCGATTTCCGGTGGAGTTCTTCCAGTTTCAGCGGTTCTTGCTGATAATCAAATTATGAATGTGATAAAACCTGGAGAGCATGGTTCTACTTTTGGGGGATTTCCTCTTGCTTGTGCAGTTGCCAAAGCTGCTCTGGAAGTTGTCAAAGAGGAAAATCTAACGGAAAAAGCTGCTGAATTTGGAGAAATTTTCCGGGAGGAAATGAGAAAGATCGATTCTTCTTTTATAGAGACTGTGCGTGGAAAAGGTCTTTTAAATGCAGTTGTGATCAAACCGAAAGATGATATCGAAGCCTGGGATGTCTGCCTGAAATTGAAAGAGAATGGATTACTTGCCAAACCGACTCACGATCATATCATCAGATTCGCTCCACCATTGATCTTGACGAAGGGTCAATTGATGGATGCGATCGAGATTATTAAAAGATCATTCTTGGAATTAAATTAG
- a CDS encoding tetratricopeptide repeat protein translates to MKKVLILVVGIVLISNILFAQAEKVAVLPFEKNDNKSDYVVNSINSKDFKEIFKDYDNFEMVPKKDVKKVIDDSGYSKLSVLDLEKIADFGKKLEADIVVWGSISSVDDNDFKLKAKILSMKSMDVKSSTFNVKKASKQRRAAIKDNLIALIEEFSGGEIDKLVGIGKQHFNSKNYQAAEETFLRVLEIDDKNMESSFYLGLINFINENYDESEQFYLKALEIEPENKNILDYLSNTYLKLDKYEEAVETLIKINEIEEDKIIWMRIGNIYQENEDFEDAQEAYEKAIEIDEEFGEAYKSAGIMLYDQEEYEEAISFLQSATEFFPEDDNLQKKLAKCYDRTGKIDQTIANYIEIIEEDPDNSKAHFSLANLYLGSEKYDKALEVAFTLKEKIPDDPKVYILFATSYNSSKNYAKAEENANKVIEFDPTLYQPYRILAEISFDRGYQKYEEYLKLDEDVRSGKFYGEELDKLVEKRDKVKEKAYTYFLKSDEYLNQAKDRTESESELKYIKSKRDSLKQLLAATKKEWF, encoded by the coding sequence ATGAAAAAAGTATTAATTTTAGTAGTCGGGATTGTCCTGATCAGCAATATTCTATTTGCTCAAGCTGAGAAAGTTGCTGTTCTTCCTTTTGAAAAAAATGATAATAAAAGCGACTATGTAGTAAACTCGATCAATTCCAAAGATTTCAAAGAAATTTTTAAAGATTACGATAATTTTGAGATGGTGCCCAAAAAAGATGTTAAGAAAGTAATTGATGATTCGGGTTATTCGAAATTATCCGTTCTTGACTTGGAAAAAATCGCTGATTTTGGTAAAAAATTAGAAGCTGATATTGTTGTATGGGGAAGCATTTCTTCAGTTGATGACAATGATTTCAAACTAAAAGCTAAAATCTTGAGCATGAAATCAATGGATGTCAAATCCTCGACTTTTAATGTTAAGAAAGCCAGTAAACAGAGAAGAGCAGCTATCAAAGATAACCTGATCGCCCTGATCGAGGAGTTCAGCGGTGGTGAAATCGACAAACTTGTTGGTATCGGAAAACAGCATTTTAACAGTAAAAATTACCAGGCAGCTGAAGAAACTTTTCTCAGAGTTCTCGAGATCGATGATAAAAATATGGAGTCTTCTTTTTATCTCGGTTTGATCAATTTTATTAATGAAAATTATGATGAATCAGAGCAGTTTTATCTGAAAGCTCTGGAAATTGAACCGGAAAACAAGAACATCCTGGATTATTTAAGCAATACTTATCTGAAATTGGATAAATATGAAGAAGCGGTTGAAACCTTGATCAAAATCAATGAAATCGAAGAAGACAAAATTATCTGGATGAGGATCGGTAATATTTATCAGGAAAATGAAGATTTTGAAGATGCACAGGAAGCTTATGAAAAAGCGATTGAAATTGATGAAGAATTCGGAGAAGCGTATAAATCTGCAGGAATTATGCTTTATGATCAGGAAGAATATGAAGAAGCAATTTCATTCCTGCAATCTGCAACTGAATTTTTTCCGGAAGACGATAACCTGCAAAAGAAACTGGCAAAATGTTATGATAGGACAGGCAAGATCGACCAAACTATTGCTAATTATATTGAAATAATCGAAGAAGATCCTGATAATAGTAAAGCACACTTTAGCCTGGCAAACCTTTATCTCGGTTCGGAAAAGTATGATAAAGCACTGGAAGTTGCTTTTACTTTGAAAGAGAAAATTCCTGACGATCCGAAGGTTTATATTTTATTTGCCACCAGTTACAATTCCAGTAAGAATTATGCTAAAGCTGAAGAAAATGCTAATAAAGTTATCGAATTCGATCCGACTCTTTACCAGCCGTACAGGATTTTAGCTGAAATATCTTTTGATCGAGGTTATCAAAAATATGAAGAATATTTAAAATTAGATGAAGATGTTCGTTCCGGAAAATTTTACGGTGAAGAACTTGATAAATTGGTAGAAAAAAGAGATAAAGTTAAAGAAAAAGCTTATACCTATTTCCTCAAATCAGATGAATATCTGAATCAGGCAAAAGATAGAACGGAAAGCGAATCTGAACTGAAATATATCAAATCCAAAAGGGATTCTTTAAAACAACTTTTAGCTGCCACAAAAAAAGAGTGGTTTTAA
- a CDS encoding ABC transporter substrate-binding protein, translated as MKFTKFCLILILLFLIGCSSNNDKLIIGLIKPSLDHLPFGFGLEIGTLKAEDYKIRYFSSGWETNEALVSEKIDVAIMPFTYTWTDVSQGKKVKIISFMERESDGIITTKEIKNIQDLDGKKIGVLRASTLDIFAEMFLDENNINMDLVYFRTPMDMATALKSGEVDALSYYVPSIFKFDENFHIIHWFSEKFPFHPCCDLSATEKAISDKKKKITKLIQGLEKSVNGINNNPAIAFDFAQISFYLQKEIAKQSLYHTKFVMGLAETGKLFEQKAVNKMIEKGYIVKPVKAEDVYFEIR; from the coding sequence ATGAAATTCACAAAATTCTGTTTAATTTTAATCCTATTATTTTTAATCGGATGCAGTTCCAATAACGATAAATTGATCATCGGTCTGATCAAACCATCTTTAGATCATCTACCTTTCGGCTTTGGTTTAGAAATCGGAACTTTGAAAGCAGAAGATTACAAAATCAGATATTTCTCTTCCGGCTGGGAAACAAACGAAGCTCTGGTTTCGGAAAAGATCGATGTTGCTATTATGCCTTTCACCTACACCTGGACTGATGTTTCGCAGGGGAAAAAGGTTAAAATTATATCGTTTATGGAACGGGAAAGTGATGGTATCATCACAACCAAAGAAATCAAAAATATCCAGGATTTAGATGGCAAAAAAATCGGTGTATTACGAGCTTCTACTCTTGATATTTTCGCAGAAATGTTTTTAGATGAGAATAATATTAACATGGATTTGGTCTATTTCCGTACTCCAATGGATATGGCAACAGCCCTCAAATCAGGTGAAGTCGATGCTTTAAGCTACTATGTTCCTTCGATCTTCAAGTTTGACGAGAATTTTCATATAATTCACTGGTTTAGCGAAAAATTTCCTTTTCATCCGTGTTGTGACCTGTCAGCAACTGAAAAAGCAATTTCCGATAAAAAGAAAAAAATAACAAAACTGATTCAAGGTCTGGAAAAAAGTGTTAATGGGATCAATAATAATCCCGCAATTGCTTTTGATTTTGCCCAGATTTCTTTTTACCTGCAAAAGGAGATCGCCAAACAATCTTTGTATCATACAAAATTTGTGATGGGACTTGCGGAAACAGGTAAATTGTTCGAGCAGAAAGCAGTAAATAAAATGATTGAAAAAGGATATATTGTAAAACCGGTGAAAGCGGAAGATGTTTATTTTGAAATTAGATAA
- a CDS encoding ABC transporter permease subunit, with translation MKKKRGSLIMKLEKSAISGFLLLFILLILLAFSLKISLKELFDFEFSLSTAISDLFISFFRVSFFAVISWISGIFGGYLIYHNSILNSLFLPTINFMRNISPFVWLPFAIAWFGLGEAPVAFIMFITLFFPTLIAASDSFSNISQDYIDEAKVSGASQSQLFLKIELPLTFLNLINLFRIIWGLGWATIIAAEMLGVKSGLGFRLLDFRYLLQYSKMLYYLIIMGITGVFIDFLLRKLADFIKIKMFGI, from the coding sequence ATGAAAAAAAAGAGAGGAAGTTTGATCATGAAATTAGAGAAATCTGCAATATCAGGATTTCTATTACTATTCATCCTGCTCATATTATTAGCTTTTTCTCTGAAAATTTCTTTAAAGGAATTGTTTGATTTTGAATTCTCATTATCGACTGCAATTTCCGATCTTTTCATTTCCTTTTTCCGGGTTTCTTTTTTTGCAGTGATCTCCTGGATTTCAGGAATCTTTGGAGGTTATCTAATTTATCATAATTCCATTCTAAACAGCTTATTTCTTCCAACTATAAATTTTATGCGAAATATCTCACCTTTTGTCTGGTTGCCTTTTGCTATTGCCTGGTTCGGATTGGGAGAAGCTCCGGTCGCCTTCATCATGTTCATTACTCTTTTTTTTCCTACTTTGATCGCTGCTTCGGATAGTTTTTCCAACATTTCCCAAGATTATATAGATGAAGCAAAAGTTTCCGGTGCCAGCCAATCACAATTGTTTCTGAAAATCGAATTACCTCTTACTTTTCTAAACCTGATAAATCTTTTTCGCATAATCTGGGGACTTGGCTGGGCAACGATCATTGCTGCTGAAATGCTGGGAGTTAAAAGCGGTCTGGGATTCAGGTTATTGGATTTTCGCTATTTACTGCAATATTCAAAAATGCTTTATTATCTTATTATTATGGGAATTACAGGAGTTTTTATTGATTTCCTTTTAAGGAAATTGGCTGATTTTATTAAAATCAAAATGTTCGGAATCTAA